A genomic stretch from Arachis stenosperma cultivar V10309 chromosome 3, arast.V10309.gnm1.PFL2, whole genome shotgun sequence includes:
- the LOC130966274 gene encoding uncharacterized protein LOC130966274: protein MALTAFLKVNPPIFKGTTNLIEVDNWFKAEEYALRTQHELFRTAFYRKYFPESVREARELELMQLKQGSMSVAEYTSKFEELCRFSRVCRGAPESYEGWKCERYQGGLRDTIMTVVVPLEIQRFSELVNKSGIIKDDAKKMALVRDDHDGTSSKDSGKYVPSRG, encoded by the exons ATGGCACTAACTGCTTTCTTGAAAGTTAATCCCCCAATTTTCAAGGGAACAACAAATCTTATTGAAGTAGACAACTGGTTCAAAGCTGAAGAGTATGCATTACGAACACAGCAT GAGTTGTTTCGAACTGCTTTCTACAGGAAGTATTTTCCTGAGTCAGTGAGGGAGGCTAGAGAGTTAGAGCTTatgcagctgaagcaaggttCAATGTCTGTGGCCGAGTATACGAGTAAGTTCGAAGAGCTCTGTAGGTTCTCAAGGGTATGTCGAGGAGCCCCTGAGTCTTATGAGGGTTGGAAGTGTGAAAGGTACCAAGGAGGTCTGAGGGACACTATTATGACTGTTGTGGTTCCATTAGAGATTCAAAGATTCTCTGAATTGGTGAATAAGTCAGGAATTATTAAAGATGATGCCAAGAAGATGGCTTTGGTGAGAGATGATCATGATGGTACTAGTAGCAAAGATAGTGGGAAGTATGTTCCATCAAGAGGCTAA